The following are encoded together in the Prionailurus viverrinus isolate Anna chromosome B3, UM_Priviv_1.0, whole genome shotgun sequence genome:
- the SPINT1 gene encoding kunitz-type protease inhibitor 1: MVSRNPQICEGHYLNYFGELELLASKDGILLEEDDQLLTRSTLLVGEKREPLLLKRLRPGAGNAGPDRKGRRECWTPEWTTLLRRPGWPRRSLRRAASRGAARGRDPETVPGAVRGEGVRRHGVAVAERGGAGRAGGGATAVGGAGGAGVNVRPAPAALTQFHQKPGEEVAEPQRTRHRGGSGGPSRAGSRDRNLGRGSPTPLTCAGNPGPGARGGDGAGSEHVWPFVLRCCVCPGLKHPRSPEGRTVKVTPVGRRATAPGRMMARARLSQASVPAVTVWLLCALDLLGTEAGPPPAPPGLPAGGACLDRFTAGVPAFVLDTEASVGNGATFLGSPTVRRGWDCVRACCTTQNCNLALVELQPDGGEDAIAACFLMNCLYEQNFVCKFAPREGFINYLTREVYRSYRELRTQGFGGSRIPKTWAGIDLKVQPQEPLVLKGVENTDWSLLQGDTDVRIEKNEADQVKLWGLKEGTYLFQLTVADSDQPESTANVTVTVLSAKQTEEYCLASNKVGRCRGSFPRWYYDPTEQICKSFIYGGCLGNKNNYLREEECKLACRDVQGPSMDRHRPVCSGTCHPTEFRCSNGCCIDRFLECDDTPDCPDASDEATCEKYTSGFEELQNIHFPSDKGHCVDLPDTGLCLENIPRWYYNPLSERCARFTYGGCYGNKNNFEEEQQCLESCRGISKKDVFDLQRENPIPNVGSVEVAIAVLLATCIVVVVTILGYCFFKNQRKGFHRHRHHHHHCHPQPPTPASSTVSTTEDTEHLVYNHTTRPL; this comes from the exons ATGGTTTCAAGGAACCCACAGATCTGTGAAGGTCATTATCTCAATTACTTTGGTGAGCTGGAGCTTCTAGCTTCCAAGGATGGCATTCTACTGGAAGAGGACGACCAGCTCTTGACCAGGAGCACCCTCTTagtgggagagaagagggaaccT ctccttcTCAAGCGCCTCAGGCCAGGAGCTGGGAATGCTGGCCCCGACCGGAAAGGGAGGCGGGAGTGCTGGACCCCCGAATGGACGACTCTGCTGCGGCGTCCAG GCTGGCCTCGGCGGAGCCTACGTAGAGCAGCGTCGAGGGGCGCCGCCCGGGGCCGGGACCCAGAGACGGTGCCGGGAGCAGTCCGCGGGGAAGGGGTCCGGAGACATGGGGTGGCGGTGGCGGAGCGCGGCGGGGCAGGGCGGGCAGGTGGCGGCGCAACGGCAGTAGGCGGGGCCGGCGGCGCTGGGGTTAATgtccgccccgccccggccgcaCTGACTCAGTTTCACCAGAAACCCGGGGAGGAAGTGGCCGAGCCTCAGCGCACCCGGCACCGGGGCGGAAGCGGGGGCCCGAGCCGCGCAGGAAGCCGGGACCGGAACCTCGGCAGGGgcagccccaccccactcacctGCGCAGGTAACCCGGGCCCCGGAGCGCGAGGCGGGGACGGAGCGGGCTCGGAGCATGTGTGGCCCTTTGTTCTGCGCTGCTGCGTGTGCCCGG GTCTCAAGCACCCTCGGAGCCCAGAGGGCCGCACAGTGAAGGTGACCCCCGTGGGGAGGAGGGCAACGGCCCCGGGAAGGATGATGGCCCGTGCCCGCCTCTCCCAGGCCAGCGTCCCAGCAGTCACCGTGTGGCTCCTGTGCGCCCTCGATCTCTTGGGCACCGAGGCCgggccgccgcccgcgccccccgGCCTGCCCGCGGGAGGCGCCTGCCTGGACCGCTTTACCGCCGGGGTGCCTGCCTTCGTGCTCGACACCGAGGCCTCGGTCGGCAACGGGGCCACCTTCCTGGGCTCCCCGACCGTGCGCCGCGGCTGGGACTGCGTGCGCGCCTGTTGCACCACCCAGAACTGCAACCTGGCGCTGGTGGAGCTGCAGCCCGACGGCGGGGAGGACGCCATTGCCGCTTGCTTCCTAATGAACTGCCTCTACGAGCAGAACTTCGTGTGCAAGTTCGCACCCAGGGAGGGCTTCATCAACTACCTCACGCGGGAGGTTTACCGCTCCTACCGCGAGCTTCGGACCCAGGGCTTTGGAG GGTCCCGGATCCCCAAGACCTGGGCAGGCATAGACTTGAAGGTGCAGCCCCAGGAACCGCTGGTGCTGAAGGGTGTGGAGAACACAGATTGGTCCCTACTGCAGGGTGACACAGATGTCAGAATAGAG AAGAATGAGGCGGACCAGGTGAAGCTGTGGGGACTCAAGGAAGGCACCTACCTGTTCCAGCTGACAGTGGCCGACTCAGACCAGCCAGAGAGCACGGCCAATGTCACAGTTACTGTGTTGTCTGCCAAGCAGACAGAAG aataTTGCCTTGCATCCAACAAGGTGGGCCGCTGCCGCGGTTCCTTCCCCCGCTGGTACTACGACCCCACGGAACAGATTTGCAAGAGTTTCATTTATGGAGGTTGCTTGGGCAATAAGAACAACTACCTTCGGGAAGAAGAGTGCAAGCTAGCCTGCCGGGATGTGCAAG gcCCCTCAATGGACAGGCACCGTCCAG tGTGCTCTGGCACCTGTCACCCCACCGAGTTCCGCTGCAGCAATGGCTGCTGCATCGACCGCTTCCTGGAGTGTGACGACACTCCCGACTGCCCCGACGCCTCTGATGAGGCCACCTGTGAAAAAT ACACCAGTGGCTTCGAGGAGCTCCAGAACATCCATTTCCCCAGTGACAAAG GGCACTGCGTGGACCTGCCAGACACAGGCCTCTGCCTGGAGAACATCCCACGCTGGTACTACAACCCCTTAAGTGAACGCTGTGCCCGCTTCACCTATGGTGGTTGTTATGGCAACAAGAACAATTTTGAGGAGGAGCAGCAATGTCTCGAGTCCTGTCGTGGCATCTCCA AGAAGGATGTTTTTGATCTGCAGCGGGAAAACCCCATTCCTAATGTAG gcTCCGTGGAGGTGGCCATTGCAGTACTCCTGGCCACCTGCATCGTGGTGGTGGTCACCATACTGGGTTACTGCTTCTTCAAGAACCAGAGAAAGGGCTTCCACAgacaccgccaccaccaccaccactgccacccccAACCCCCTACCCCTGCCAGCTCCACAGTCTCGACCACAGAGGACACGGAGCACCTGGTCTATAACCACACAACCCGGCCCCTCTGA